The sequence ATAACAAAATTAATCCTTTTGACCTCTTCTGATCGAATGTTTGAACCGCTATTCGCACATCTAAATGATCCTAAATGAAAAGATTATCAATTATAAAGTTGTACATGTCATCGAGTTAGTGTTTTGTAGATGTTTTTATCAATCTGACTTATcaaactcatgataaaaatctttaaatttgcAGTTTTCAATTTTGTAGCCTTGTGTGTATCTTTTTCAATCATTCCTACTAgtgttttacactagatccagGGCAAAAGTTCGTGCTCAGGTTTGTGGCTCCCTCTAtactagttttagatatttatttatgtatttatatggcttcaaagaaaatagtcttcatccaactttgtatgaaaatgttatgaattttttaagatgagttaTCATCGACCACAGctgaaactttgttaagattctttgggcatttaaatcacatcaaattaaaaagtttttaactacaaagttatagatctcgtcgagagctacaattttcatgtaaagTTTTCTCCCATCTaacttcgtataaaaaagtaatgaattttttaagataagctgatccactatcactatcgaCTCGTCAcacgaaccggcagtaataCTAATTATCAGCGCCGGTTTATAAcacgaatcgacagtgatacttgataAACTATCATTGCCAGGTCGTGGCTAGAACGACAGTGATAGTTCAAGTATCACTGCCCGCTGATGgctgccggctcaagccattAGCCGGCGGTGATGCCcttcatcactgtcagttcataagccacattCGCTGATTCTTAGGACTCGgcttttgaaccggcagtgatgcctcgTCACTGCCGGCCTATTAGCAATCAGCAACGATGGGCTGGCATATAAGCctgattttgtagtagtgctttATTACTGTCTCACATATCGTTCCTTGCTGAtcattgtatgaaaataatatatataaaagataCACACAAAACATGTGGGGTActattagtatagacggttACAAACTACAACCATATGACTAACAATACAGACGATTCTAGTTTAAAACTATATGTATTGTTCCTTTTTATACAGAAAGTTCTAATTTAGAACTGTCGATATTATTATTGTTTATAGTAtaactagaaccgtctgtataaaAGGAACAATACAGGTGGTTCTAAActagaatcgtctgtactattagtacAAACTCTTGTAGATTGTAACCGTCTGTAGTGTAGCGTCCCGCTTTGTTGAAACTGCTCGTTACTATTTttagacggttctagtttagagCCGTTTGTGGTACTCTTTATACAGATTGCTTTATAGATCCATCTATACAGGAGCGTCTCACTAAAtagattatgtagtagtgtaacATTGCGCTTTGAGGATTGAAGAGAGGGAGTATTATTATTTCACAAGTAGTTAATCAAGCTGCTCAATCAAATTGTGCATATATAACAGATAGGATAAATAGTACATCTGTAGGGTAGCTAGCTTGGATGGTCCAAAAACTTTAGATCAAGGACAGCACAACTGCACTGCTACTTCTTGATGGCCAAATAAATTCATGAACGTGCAAAAGGATAACCTCAGAGCTGTCCAACAATTCGTCCATGGTAATTTATAATCAGGACAAACCTAAAGTACAACAGGGTTTGAAGAATGAAAAGGCGTGCTAATGCTTGTGGTTAAATCGTTGTCTCCAAGAGCATCCTTTCTAAAGATGCGAAGGGTAAAAGGAGATAATCCTAGCTATACATGTCGTAACGTCATTTCTCTTGTCAATCCTGTATACCTGTAGAGAGGGCGAGAATTATGTAGCAAGAAAATTATGAGCATCATACAAATAGGCACTAAATGATGAACATTATGTACACATGTACGTAATATATAGGAGTAGAGGCTGACTGAGGATCCAGAATTACTCCTGCTATATGATGAGCCCACAAGTACGTATAACTACTAGAAATAGATTATATAGTGTAGGATATTCTCCATGAGGATTTTGCAGCTCATATAGCTGCATCCATTTTTTACAATAACTCCGTCACGATCTTTAATTACCTCTTGTTGTCTTCGATAAATGGCAACTACTTTGGTGGAGAATAGCTAGTAGAAAATAATCTTGGGCTATAAAAGATGCGGGGCTTAATGAGGACTAAATCAATTATGTGTCATAACTCATCATCACTATTGGTGCATGGAATCTAACACTGAGTATTGTGGTACCCTCTCCGACGATGTGTATAGGCCGACACTCAGTATCTCTAGTTACGATCTTAAAAGTAGTATAGTTACGATCTACAAGATATGTcggttactacaaatatatatatttataactcGGTATCTTCTCTAATCGCGATTATATAGTTTTTGTTATGTGATACTAACTCATTCGCCTCTCTACACATCTTCAATTACGAACccaaaaatagtatagttacaATTCACAGGATAGAtcagttactataaatatatatgctCGTAACTCGGTACCTAATCTAGttgtaattatatatttttttatcatagaaTGTAACTCAACTACCTGTAATGACGTAACtgattattttcttaatcataACTTGATGGTGGCATAAAGGTAACTGCAATTACGTCTAGCCGCAGAATAAACTcaccgtgtatatatataccctcCATTAGGCTTTTGCTTgttattttctctccttttctgcCATCACCCCAATGTTGTCTTtatctctccctttctctaCATCTCCAGATTTGCGACTATTTTGGCTCATCAGTAGTTGATCATGTACCATGTATTGCAAGTGGAGTCCACTTTCGCTACGAACTTGTACTCACGCTCCATGTAGCATCTTGCAAGGGGCCGGTCCTTTTTATACAGCTAAGGTGGTGGGGGAGAGAAGTGCACAATTGTCCCTAGAACCTAGAACTAGCTAAATTGAACTCATCATCGTCCTTTCGTTGTCGTTGGGGCCTCGGATAGTCGGATGGTGTGATATTACTTTGTTCCCCTTAGTGGTGGGGCCTGCCATTCATAACCCATCGGCAAAGCCTGGGGAGTTCTTGGTTGAACCATGAACAGGCTCACTCCCTGGACTCCTTTCCTTGCTTTGCTTTCACCGTGTTGCCCATTAAAATTCAGAGGTTCATCGAGCCGAGGTTGCAAGTAGCCACCAGGAAGAAGATGATAGCATTTTAGTCCAATGCTACTAAATTATTGAAGGAAGTAGAACTACCGTGAGTCTCTCCAATTTGCTATGGCATTTTTCAAAGCATGATCATAGAAATGCTATTTCTCAAACTTTGTGACGATTACTTTTACCGGTGAAACTTGTGACGATAGTAGTGGCATTTACATTATTATCTCATTTATTTTGATGTTATTTGTTTCAGCCTTGCTAAATGAACTTGCTGATTCACGTACATAGAGCTGTGTCGCTATCACGACAGGTAAGTTGGTAGTCATGAGGCTTTGCTTCAATTTATTTGCTCAAAACAGACTCATCTGGGCTGGAGAGCATTGATCAGCAACCTGCAAATTCGGCGCCAAACGTTAGCAGAACTCTCTAGTCTGTAACCACTCCACTTGCCCACCAGAACGACGATCGACATGCAGACACCTATATATAGCAAGCATTGCCTCTCCTAGCTCTCCACCCATCCTCCTCTACCACTTCACACATCACAGGTAGTAACGACAAACGAGCAGCAAGATCTCGAGCTCGACGTGTTCCGCAAACATGGGAGCTGCACCTCGCAGGCTTCTCCTCGGCGTCTGCGCCGTGCTGATGGCGATCGCTGTCACTGGCGAGGCAGCGTCGGTCGTGGTCGGCCTGGCCAAATGCGCCGACTGCACGAGGAAGAACATGAAGGCCCAGGCGGCTTTCAGGGGTACACAGAATGATATAATTAAGCTGCATCACGCAAATCGCCATAACTACTGCATGCTAATGTTCTTTTGCCATTTTCATTTAGGTCTTCAAGTTGCGATCAAGTGCAAGAACGCCAACGGCGAGTACGAGAGCAAAGCAGTCGGTAAGCTTGAAAACTCCGGCGAATTCACCATCCCCCTCGCCGCTGACCTCCACGGCGCCGACTGCCTTGCACAGCTCCACAGCCTGGCGGGCGCCCCGTGCCCCGGGCAGGAGCCATCCAGGATCGTGGCGCAGTCCGAGGGCACCTTCGTCGCCGTCCCCGGCAAGACACACAGCTCATCAGCGGAGTGCGCATCGGCGACCATCTGCGGCCCGATCAAGAAGCACTTCTTCGACCACTTCCACAAGAAGCCCGTGCCGCCGAAGCCGAAGCCGCAGCCCGAGCCGCAGCCAGAGTACCACCCTCCCACGCCGACCTACGGGTCGCCGACTCCGATCTACCATCCTCCGGCCACGCATTTATTTGACAAGAAGCATGTGTTCGATCACTTCCACAAGGACCACGACTACCACCACTTCTTCGACCACTTCCACAAGAAGCCTGTACCGCCAAAGCCGAAGCCAGAGCCCAAGCCACAGCCGGAGTACCATCCCCCGACGCCGACGTACGGATCGCCAACTCCGATCTACCATCCTCCGGCCAAGAACTGAGTCCGTTTCCTGCGAATGATGTTGCCCTGAGATGAATACATGGTGATGTTGTCTGATTTGCAGCCCTGCTTATTAGTTTCTGCAGAATAATTGTTACGTGGCACTGAGATTGGAGCCGGGCAGTAGCTTTTAGCTACAAGAGCGTGTGCTTATTTATGGAGAGTTCGAGACATGTTAATATGTAATCTTTTCCGTAATTATATATTGCATTGTACCGTGATTTGCAACtactcactactacaaaaccgaTTATAGATGACGGCATATCATTGCCGGTTGTGTAAGAATTAGCAGTGCAaatgtatcactaccggttcttaatCTTCCATACCTGAACTATGATAGAGCTGGCCGCTAACCGGCACTCATACCAACTATCAGTGCTGCTTTATAAcacgaaccggcattgatagttgGTATTAGTACCGATTCTAGCTATTAATCGTCACTGATGGTTGCAACAGTAGATTGAACCTAAAATTTTCATTCAATGGGATTTTGGCTCATCCTCGCATTCGCTCGGTTCGATCGGCTAATACATTTTCTAAGTCATGTGCTCCAATTATCTattcttcctctcttctctctctaccttatctcttcccctcctctctctatctctctccctcatccgACCACTCCTCCAGCTGCTGCTCATGTTCCTCCGACCACTCGACTGCTCCCTCAACCACGCCTTTGACAACTCGACGCTCCCTCCTCACCTCGACCATCGCTATTTTCCTCCTTTGCAGCCTGTCGCCGCCTCCTACACCCCTGAGCGCGAGTGCGTCTGTGACCGTGTAGGTGTTGAGCAGGTCGAGCATCAAGTCGACGTAGGCATCATGGGCTAGGTCAGCCTAGTTGCGCTGCATCTCCGGAATAGGTCAACCGTGCCCAGGTGGTCCCCATTCCTGGTGAGCAGAATATGGTGAGTGagtcggcgaggaggccgcaggaTGTGTAGAGGTGGATGAGGGAGTTGGCGATGATGGTGTGTGCGGGCACGAGGGCGAGCTTAGCGATGAGCGGGTGGAGCTGGCATTCCTTTGGGAATGCGGCAAGGAAAGAGGTCCTGGAGAGTGCGGCGGGGAGGGTGAAGTGGGGCAATAGCAGGGATAGGGAGGCCTAGATCGAGCAGAAGAAGAGGAGCACGCGGTGGGCGAGGTCCGCACGGCGGGAGAGCATGAGCGAGCGGAGGAGGTTGACTGAGGAGTGGGCGTGGTGGCGAAACGCGTGGTGGTACCGGTAGTCGAGCCGGCTCATTTCCTTTTTTTGCTCCCAGTCTacctatcactgttggttcgtgactccaaccaacagtgatgggaattttcagtgccggttctggaactggcactgataacaATGACTATTAGTACCGAGTAGTCAGTGGCGTTTCAATAACTGTCAGTG is a genomic window of Phragmites australis chromosome 24, lpPhrAust1.1, whole genome shotgun sequence containing:
- the LOC133906946 gene encoding proline-rich protein 4-like, which translates into the protein MGAAPRRLLLGVCAVLMAIAVTGEAASVVVGLAKCADCTRKNMKAQAAFRGLQVAIKCKNANGEYESKAVGKLENSGEFTIPLAADLHGADCLAQLHSLAGAPCPGQEPSRIVAQSEGTFVAVPGKTHSSSAECASATICGPIKKHFFDHFHKKPVPPKPKPQPEPQPEYHPPTPTYGSPTPIYHPPATHLFDKKHVFDHFHKDHDYHHFFDHFHKKPVPPKPKPEPKPQPEYHPPTPTYGSPTPIYHPPAKN